Proteins encoded within one genomic window of Ferrimicrobium sp.:
- a CDS encoding Rrf2 family transcriptional regulator, producing MVKVSTRGDYASRALLSLALHQGSDRPTSVAELSRRTGLPQPYLEQILLTLKGAGLVLSRRGASGGYVLSRDPSQITLAQIVAAVDGPLTMGDFGAPHENGACDHEGQCVLRDVWAQVGNHMREHLRSYTLADMVDRARGMTPNTTQAVGR from the coding sequence ATGGTGAAGGTGTCAACGCGCGGAGACTACGCATCGAGGGCGCTGCTCTCGCTTGCCCTACACCAAGGTTCTGACCGACCGACCTCGGTAGCCGAGCTCTCTCGACGCACCGGGTTACCACAGCCCTACTTGGAACAGATTCTCTTGACACTCAAGGGTGCGGGCCTGGTGCTATCGCGCCGAGGAGCGAGCGGCGGCTATGTCCTCTCACGAGATCCGTCACAGATCACCCTGGCCCAAATCGTCGCTGCGGTCGATGGTCCACTGACCATGGGAGACTTTGGAGCACCACACGAAAATGGTGCTTGCGACCACGAGGGCCAGTGCGTTCTCCGTGACGTCTGGGCCCAGGTTGGCAACCACATGCGCGAGCACCTGCGCTCGTACACCTTGGCCGATATGGTCGACCGTGCTCGCGGCATGACCCCGAATACGACCCAAGCGGTGGGGCGCTGA
- a CDS encoding bacterial proteasome activator family protein, translated as MSEVHDGSQVLSSDGGAEADDQETRSELVMSPAKVLRIGSMIRALLEEVKSAPLDVNSRTRLAEIYDTSVAELGGVMSEDLTEELRGFAPAFHGGEVPSEAELRIAQAQLVGWLEGLFHGIQATLMAQQMDSRTQLQELRNRGLPQATQQPGNYL; from the coding sequence ATGTCAGAGGTACATGACGGATCGCAAGTGCTGTCTTCCGATGGTGGAGCCGAAGCAGATGACCAGGAGACACGCTCCGAGCTGGTGATGTCGCCGGCCAAGGTGCTACGGATCGGTTCCATGATTCGTGCGCTCCTCGAGGAGGTCAAGTCAGCTCCTCTCGATGTCAATTCGCGCACTCGCCTTGCTGAAATCTACGACACCTCCGTCGCTGAGTTAGGTGGCGTGATGTCGGAGGACTTAACTGAAGAGCTACGCGGATTCGCACCAGCTTTCCACGGTGGAGAGGTGCCCTCGGAGGCCGAGCTGCGGATTGCCCAGGCACAGCTGGTCGGTTGGCTCGAGGGTCTCTTCCACGGCATCCAGGCGACACTGATGGCCCAACAGATGGACTCGCGGACCCAACTTCAGGAGCTTCGAAACCGTGGGTTGCCGCAGGCCACCCAGCAACCGGGCAACTATCTGTGA
- a CDS encoding alkaline phosphatase family protein, with product MGTTLDAISPTDTFVLPDYTAPGLATLMPTVVDVVRGRNDAASAFFGASLGGVDRVVVLALDGLGFFQLEPRLGELRNLRRGVVQRGYSVGPTTTATALTSLTTGATPAEHGVLGYRVRLGTHAILNTLRWSSSAYDVAPPLPMDFQPVPPFCGETPVVVTKYLFAKTGFTQVHLRGGRLRYWHTMSSLVSKVLGSIADGEKLIFAYYDGIDTVAHEFGLGEPYERELRMVDVFVGMLLDELPAGTALIITSDHGQVEIPSSPLRIDENVMALVKSLSGEGRFRWLHCHPGATERVAEMASAYYCDVAKVMVRSEVLAQGIFGGTPTRGVQARVGDVALIPTEPVSFFDPDDTGALQLVCRHGGLTAAEMIIPILTFVR from the coding sequence ATGGGCACAACACTGGATGCGATTAGTCCAACGGACACATTTGTGCTACCTGACTACACTGCACCTGGTCTTGCCACCCTGATGCCCACGGTGGTCGATGTCGTGCGCGGTAGGAACGATGCCGCGAGTGCGTTCTTCGGTGCAAGTCTTGGCGGGGTTGACCGCGTGGTGGTGCTTGCGCTCGACGGTTTGGGATTCTTCCAGCTTGAACCACGGCTTGGCGAGTTGAGGAACTTGCGACGTGGCGTTGTACAGCGTGGCTACTCTGTGGGACCGACCACCACGGCGACCGCACTAACGTCGTTGACCACCGGGGCGACACCAGCCGAGCATGGCGTGCTTGGGTATCGAGTCCGGCTTGGAACCCATGCGATCTTAAACACCCTGCGATGGAGTTCATCGGCCTATGATGTTGCGCCACCGTTGCCGATGGATTTTCAACCAGTTCCTCCCTTCTGTGGCGAGACTCCGGTGGTGGTGACCAAGTATCTGTTCGCGAAGACGGGTTTTACGCAGGTGCATTTGCGCGGTGGCCGACTTAGATATTGGCATACGATGTCCAGCCTCGTGTCGAAGGTGCTTGGGAGCATTGCTGACGGAGAGAAGCTTATCTTTGCTTACTATGACGGTATCGATACGGTTGCCCACGAGTTTGGTCTCGGTGAGCCGTACGAGCGTGAGCTGCGGATGGTTGATGTCTTTGTAGGAATGTTGCTCGATGAGCTACCTGCCGGGACGGCTTTAATCATCACCTCCGATCACGGCCAGGTAGAGATCCCTTCGTCTCCTCTACGGATCGATGAGAATGTGATGGCGCTGGTCAAGTCGTTGTCGGGTGAGGGCCGTTTCCGATGGCTGCATTGTCACCCGGGTGCGACTGAACGAGTCGCTGAGATGGCGTCGGCCTATTATTGCGATGTCGCGAAGGTCATGGTGCGATCCGAGGTCTTGGCGCAGGGGATCTTTGGGGGAACGCCGACTCGGGGGGTCCAGGCGCGCGTTGGGGATGTGGCGCTGATCCCGACCGAGCCAGTCAGCTTCTTTGATCCTGACGACACTGGTGCGCTCCAACTCGTCTGTCGACACGGCGGTTTAACCGCTGCTGAGATGATCATTCCAATCCTCACCTTTGTCAGGTAG